The Leucoraja erinacea ecotype New England chromosome 8, Leri_hhj_1, whole genome shotgun sequence nucleotide sequence actttcatatctcaagtattaaaaaagttatggccattttcatactcggaaattagcatcttgttccctattgattttcaatggacattacaaaaaagctgtgatcttggatagtcaacaggccatttcttaaggaaagatgaacattttaaatagcctaagtgtccaaagattattcacaaataattcacaatataacatgatttttatatctaatttacattaatttataggccaaatggaaggaatttagtgttcaattgctgtaaataaatgcccatttaaatcggctttccagtgggtttctgtgaacgcgctggtttagaatgttgacagcgcgctagattagtgccctcaaatgccgagaaaaatactgcgggatataaaaagcccaaaataaactattcgctatagataactttaattacagggttatatacatgccccatttaatgtaaaaataaggtacatacctttaattgtttgctctataaaaccctggggctgcgagaggtcgcggaataaaacagtaattttaagactattataactatattatcgaggcctataaaactaataataccttttgcgaccgggtcttgcagcgatttttcgttaatgatttactaggctgaacatgtgcgattagtacagcctagtaaaaatcgcgttttaaacccgccccctccaaacagcgccaaaatcgccgacatggctgagggcagattcccaatggcgattcaggtaggttttgtaacatacctaataattACATAACTCCCTGAAATTGGCAACACATGTAGATAGTGGTAAAGGAGACGCAGCGTATGTTTACTTTCACAGGTTTGAGCagcgagtacaagagtcaggaaggcatagttttataggacattggtgaggccacatttggagtattgtgtgcagctcttgtcaccccattacaggaagcatgtggaggctttggagagggtgcagaggtttaccagaatgatgcctgggtttAGGGGCTATTGGCTACAGGGAGCGgtgggacagacttggattgtttttctctggaatgtcggacgCTGCAGGGAGACTGGATAGAAGAGCCAGGAAGCGTTTGGAGAAtctaaagaagtgtctcaacccgaaacgtcacccatgccttctctccagggatgttgtctaacccgctgggttactccagcatctagtTTGGAGAGGCCATGTTGGATTattgagggaggggtgtgtgtggtcaTGTCTCCCACCCCACAGCCTCGGCTGCACAcccaaccccacaccccacaacacaccccacaacaccccccacaACACGCCCCACAACGCACCCCACAACACACCCAACCCACACCCCACAACGCACCCCACAACCACAccccacacaacaccacacacacaccacaacacacccacccccacaacacacacaacccacacaccccacaacacaccccacaaccacccacacacccacaacacgCACCCCACCCCACAAACACACCCCacaacccaccccacaccccaacacaccccacaacacaccccacacaccccacaaacCCCACACCCAACAACACACCCCACAAcaccccacaacaccccccaaccacaccccaccccacaccccccacaaccacacacaacacaccaccagTCCCTCCACAAACGGGTGCCAGGCTGACAATAACATCATCACTCCCTCCCGCCCAATCAGTTGCCGTGGGTGCTGAGGTCACAATGTccctgtgagtggggggggggggcggggagagggaggtgactggcgactacaaccccccccccccccccattcactcaGTGTGGCCCGACTTCAGCCCATGACCAGATCGAGCCACGAGCAACACGCGTGGGTGGGTCACATGTCcatgggggaggggcagtgtgggagggggcagtgggagagggggcagtggggagggggggcagtgggggaggggggcagtgggggagggggcagtgggagagggggtagtaggcagtgagggagggggaagtgtgggaagggggggggggaagtcggagagggggcagtggggagggggaagtgggggaagGGCGCagtggggggggcagtggggagagggggcagtgggggatggggaggggggcagtgggggagggggactgtGGGATgtggagggggcagtgggggggggcagtgtgggatggggagggggcagtgggggggggggggggggcagtgggggggggggcagtgggggggcagtgtgggaaggggaggggggcagtgggggatgggggcagtggggggcagtgtgagaagggaagggggcagtgtgggaaggggggggggggcagtggggggggcagggggcagggggggggggggaaggggaagggtgggggggggaaggggggaagtgggaggggcagggggggcagtgggggggaaggggggcagtgggggaggggcagtggcagtacaggtgtgggaggaggggagggggtgatgaaGCACCATGCCAAGTGGGTGGGGGTATGGATGGATGCCCGTGTGTTGACCCTTGTCTCCCCCACAGCCGGCCATGTCTACTCCGGGGGCAGTGGTGCTGGAGGAGAGCCTGGCGTGCCCGGTTTGCCTGGAGACGTTCCGGGACCCGGTGACGTTGCCGTGCGGACACAACTTCTGCCTGGCATGCATCAGCAGCTGCTGGGAGGAGGAACGGGACGAGCGGGAGgggggagacacagagggagGGGGCGCCCTGGCCGACGGTTGCAGGTGCCCCGAGTGCCGGCGGCAGTTCAGTCCCCGCCCGCCGCTGGCCAGGAACATCCTGCTGTGCCGTATTGTGGAGGGGATGGCAGGGGGCAGCTGCCGGGGGGAGGAGACTGGGCTAGTGCCCAACACCAGCCCTGGCCGCCCCTCCTCACCCTTACCCtcgcccaccctccccctccaccccctgccCGCTCCCTGCCCGACCCACGGCTGCAACCTCCACTACTGCCCCATCAACGGGGCATGGGTGTGTGGTCTGGGCCGGGGGGGGCTGCTAGCAGGGGGGATCATCACTGTGGAACAGGAGGCGGCTCAGATCAGGGTAGGTacgcgctgggggggggggagaagggctggggaaaggaggggaagatgggggagggggagaaagcaaggggtaGATGGGAGGGTAGGTGGAGGCAATTGTTGGGAGGGGTAGGGAGTGGTTGTAGAGGAGAGGGAGGCGGCATGcgatgaggtggaggggggaagagCTGAGGAGTGGGGATGCGGTGAGttagtgggggagggagtgtggggggggggggggcagggggtttGGGCAGTCATTGCCCactctaactccccccccccacccccccccccccctccatgcccATGGCCACGAGCGGCAgcgtctggggggagggggacgggtggaggaggggatggggaggggttggggtggtattggggatggtcagaccctcactcactcacccccccccccccccccccaatgtccagGGCCAGGTACGTCAGcgcctgggggagggggagcgggagcGACAGGTGACCCTGGGGGAGATGGACAAATTGCAAGACAGCACCCAGCTCTTCCACGTGAGTGTGGCCAACCTCGACCTCCGGTGACCTCTGACCCCAGCCCCAGTGACCGCTGGCCCCATTCCCAAagtcctcatccccccccccccccctcccgtggcCTCTGTCCACCCCCAGTGACCTCCAGGCCACCCATGTCAATCACAAGTGTGCCTTGTGCTCTCTGACCGCCCATGCATgacccctgacatcccttgtgttCCTGTTGCCCTCTGACCTCGCTTGTGCATTGGCCGACTGTGTGACCTGTGACCTTTAGCCCTCGTATCACACATGCTCTTTCACCGTCTGCACGCATCCTCCGACCTCTGACTGCCCCCTGACCTCTGGCTTCCCCTTGACATCCGGCTACTCCCCGACCTCTTAATCCCCTCCTTTGACCCCCTAACCTCCAGCTGCCCCCtgacctctgctccctctgcgacAGGGCTTTCACGAGGGTGTGCGGGCAGACGTGCAGCGGCAGCTGTCTGCGCTGGCGGCGCTGGTGATGCGGCTGCAGCGGGAGGTGGGCGAGGCGGTGGGGCAGGAGCAGCGAGCTGGCCAGCTCCGAGCCCAGTCCGCCCGGCAACAGCTGCTGCACCGCTGCGCATATCTGACCCGGCACAGGCAGCAGTTGGAGGCGCTGAGTGGCCTGTCCGACCCCTACCAGCTGGTCCAGGTGAGCGACACGCTGACCCCTGCCTGATCCCTCAACCCACGCGACCCTCGCCTGACCCAACCCCACCTGACCCTCGCCTGACCTCACACCACCCGACCCCCACATGACCCCTCAACCCACCCGACCTTCGCCTTACCTCACAACCCCACCCGACCCTCGCCTGACCTCACAATCCCACCCGACCCTCGCTTGACCCCTCAACCCCACTGGACTCCCGTCTGACCTCTCAACTGGACCTGACCCCTGCCTGACCCCTCAGCCCCGCCCCTGTCCTATTTGACCCCTCAGTCCCACCTGACCTCAACCACACCGATCCCCACCTGACCCCTGATTCCCACCTGACCCCTCATCCCCACCTGACCCCACAACCCCTCACCCTGACTCCTTATTCCCACCTTTAAATATTTGTCCCACCTCTGCCCCTCACGTGACCCTGACGTCCACCTGACCCCTTGAACCCATCCTTGACCTCTGACTGCCCCCTGAACCCCACCCTGACTCCGTTGCTGTCCCCAAATGGTCCCTGACCCTATGACCCTGCCCTTGAACCCTACCGTACCACTgacctcagtgtgtgtgtgtgtgtggggactgtgtgtgtgtgtgaagagagtgtgtgtgtgtgtgtgaagagagagtgtgtgtgtgtgtgtgtgtgtgtgtgcgtggggggggtgtgtgtgtggggagtgtggtgtgtgtgtgtgtgtgtgtgtgtgtgtggggagggtgtgtgtttgtgtgtgtgctttgtgtgtgtgtgttgtgtgagtgtgtggtgcgtgtgggggtgtgtgtgttgggtgggggtgtgggtgtgtgtgtgtgtgttgtgtgtgtgtgtgtgtgtgtgtgtgtgtgtgtgtgtgtgtgtgtgtgtgtgtgtgtgtgtgtgtggagtgtgtgtgtgtgtgtgtgtgtgtgtgtgtgtgtgtgtgtgtgggtgtgtggtgatgggggtgtgtgtgtgtgtgggggtgtgtgtggtgtggagggtgtgtgtgtgggggggagtgtgtgtggggagtgtgtgtgtgggggagggtgtgtgtgtgtgtgtgagcgagggtgtgtgtgtgtgtgtgtgtgtgggtgtgtgtgtgtggagtgtgtgtgtgtgtgggagggtgtgtgtggggagtgtgtgtgtgtggggagtgtgtgtgtgtgggggggagtgtgtgtggtggggagtgtgtgtgtgtggggagtgtgtgtggtgtgtgtgtgtgtgtggttgtttgtgtgtgtgtgggtttgtgtgtgtgtgtttgtgtgtgtgtgtgtgtgtgtgtttgtgtgtgtgtttgtgtgtgtggtgtgtgtgtgtttgtgtgtgtgtgtgtgtgtgtgtgtgtgtgtgtgtgtgtgtgtgtgtgtgtgtgtgtgtgtgtgtgtgtgtgtgtgtttgtatgtgtgtgtgtgggtgtgtgtgtgtgtgtgtgtgtgtgtgtgtgtgtgtgtgtgtgtgtgtgtgtgtgtgtgtgtgtgtgtgtgtgtatgtatgtgtgtgtttgtgtggggagggtgggtgtgtgtggggagtgtttGTGttcggggagtgtgtgtgtgtgtgtgtgtgtgtgtgtgtgtgtgtgtgtgtgtgtgtgtgtgtgcagggagtgtgtgtgtgtgtgcgggagtgtgtgtgtgtgcggggagtgtttgtgtgcggggagtgtgtgtgtgtgcggggagtgtgtgtgtgcggggagtgtgtgtgtgtgtgtatgcggggggtgtttgtgtgcggggagtgtgtgtgtgtgcggggtgtgtgtttgtgttgtcgCGGGTAGTGTGTGTCCGTGGGCAGTGACTGACTGTCTCCCCCGTAGGAGTTCCACGTGGTGGGGGAGAGTGCGTACCCACGGCTGGAGCTGCCCCCGCCCGTGGCCCTGGCCCCCGACGGCAGATTGGCCCAGTTGGGTGCCCGTATCACCGCCCTGGTCAACGGCGTGCAAGGGCTGGCAAGGAGCGTCCGGCAGGAGCTGGGCACCACCGCCGGCACAGGtaacccctgacccctgaccctgaccctaaccttGACCCACAACCCAAACTCTGACACCCATCACTACCCTGACACTCCCCCACCACACGGGCTTGTGAGGAGCGTTCGGCAGTAGCTGGCACAGGTAACCCCCGACCCCAAACCTGACCCCCACCCCTGAACCCTACAGGGGCTGGTGACGAGTGACCAGCAGGAGCTGGGCATCACGGCCGGTGCAGATAACTCCTGACCCCAAGCCTGACCTCTGATCTATGACAACCCCTGATCCCGATCACAACCCTGAACCTCACATGGGCTGGCAAAAAGCATCCAGCAGGAGCTAGGCACTACCGTCAGCACAGGTAACCACCGACCCAGACCCCTGATCCCTGACCCCGACCAtgacccccaccccaactgtgaCCCCTGCACGAGCTGGCCAGGAGAGTCCGGCAGGGGTTGGGCACGCATATAGTAATGCTAGGGTTGgtgtgttgggttgggttggtgttgggttGGTGTtaggttgggttggtgttgggttggggttgggttggtgttgggttgggttgggggtggggttgggttggggttggtgttgggttggttggggtgggtttgggttggggttggtgttgggttggggttgggtttgggttggggtggggtggggtggggtggggttttgggtttgggttggggttggggttgggggttgagttggggttggggttggggtagggttgggttgggtttggggttggggttgggttaggggtttgggttggggttgggttggggttggggttggggttggtggtcggggttggggttggggttggggtggggtgggggttggggttggggttggggttgggggttggggttggggttggggttggggttggggttggggggttggggttggggttggggttggggttggggttggttttggggtttgggttggggttgggttggggttggggttggggttggggttagggtttggtgttggggtggggttggggttggggttgggttggggttggggttggggttggggttggggtgggggtggggttggggttgacATTTGCTTGGTGTTGGGTTGATGTTGGGTTGGTGTGAGATTTTGTAACTGTTGTCTCCCACCCCTGTCACTCCATATCCGCTGTCTCTCACCTCTCGTGCCTCCACAGATGACGAGCTGGAACAGGGCTGGTGTGAGCTGCAGCCCATCCCATGGGGCCCACTGCTGTTGCAGGAGACGGACATGTGTCAGTGTGAGTAGCCGCTTGTCCCACCACCAGCGCCGGGCTCATCCACCTGCAGTTCCCCCACATCTCCTTGCTGCTCTCTGTAAATAGTGGCACGTGAGCCACATCACAAATAACGTTaaggagacatttggacagaagcatggatatgaaagggtttgagggatatgggccgaatgcaggcagaTTGGATGAATGTACATGCaccatcttggtcggtatggacaagttgggccgaaggcctgtatCCGTGCCAACAAAGTTGACATACTGGGTTAGACCCTTGACCGCAAGAgtcgtagatgtagcccagtccatcacacagaccacactccccaccattgtagatgtagcccaacccatcacacagaccacactccccaccattgtagatgtagcccagcccatcacacagaccacactccccaccattgtagatgtagcccagcccatcacgcagaccactccccaccattgtagatgtagcccagcccatcacacagaccacactccccaccattgtagatgtagcccagtccatcacacagactccactccccaccattgtagatgtagcccagcccatcacacagaccacactccccaccattgtagatgtagcccagtccatcacacagaccacactccccaacaTTGTAGATGTTACCCAGTCCAtaacacagaccacactccccaccattgtagatgtagcccagtccatcacacacagaccacactccccaccactgactccatctccacttcacgctgcctcaggaaagcagccaacataattgtcCCAGCCCGGTCATTTCTTTTTCTCCCCACTCCCTTCAGGGCTAAAGGCACAGAAGCTTAAAAGCGCACACTAGCAGATGTATTGTGTGTTGTGCATTGCATGTAGCATGTAGCTTGTTGCATGTTGGGTATAGCGTGTTGGTGTAGAGTGTGGCGTGTTGGCTGCTGGCAGACGTGGGGGCCTGTGTAACGTTGCGCTGTATGTGACAGACGGAGAGACGGACTGTCAGTGCCTGGGAAGGGCCTCAGCACACTCATCGCACCCCAGCTTGAGCTCCCGCAAACGGCAGCAGAGTAAGTACCCAGCCTTGCCCCCCTTGCaaaccccccccatctccactcctctcccaaaCCCCCCCCACTCAAACCCCCTCGCAAACCCCCCAACTCAAACCCCCTCGCAAACCCCCTCGCAAaacaccccaaccccccctcgcAAACCCCCCCAACTCAACCCAAACTCAATCCCCTTCGCACCCCCAACTCAAacccccccaacccaaccccctcACAAACCCCGCAAACCCCCCAACTTAATCCCCCCAATTCAACCCTCCTTGCAAACCCCCCAACTCAACCCCCCCAACTCAATCCTCTTCCCAACTCCCCAACTCAACCCCTCTCCCAACCCACGCCCAATTCAACCCCCCTCCCAAATCCACCCAACAGCCCCCCAGTCTCTTCTTaaaccccttcctcccccactctcctcaccccAATCCacttaccccctcccccactcttctctTACCCCCCATTCCACTCACCTCCGCTCCGCTCTTACcccctactcccctctccccccctccgcttccctcttcccacccccaccccccagtccCCCTGTTCCCCCTAGTCACCTCTTCACTCCTCCACTtccatccacccctcccccccatcccctcaccgCCCCCCTGactcccttcaaccccccccccccccccccacccttgctCCCAACCCACCCCCTCTACCCTTCCCATGGATGTAGTACAAGAGGGTCAGAGTAAGGGCTATAATGCGTTATGGTTGTGGGGAGGGCTGGAGGGAGGTCCATGTGCCGgtttggggtgggtggggggggggggggggagggtgttccGTCCCAGCCCAGGTGCAGGTGGGGCCATGCTTTAGTAGTGCAACATATCCCATCAACACACCAGTCCTATAACACTAACCAACACTCCCAGgtagtaacatcctggtgaatctcttctgcaccagaTCCAGCTCAAACACATCCTTCAGAAGCTCAGAACTGCTCAcagctccaagtgtggtctcaccaacatcacaATGTCCCAACACCtgaactcaatgccccgaccaatgaaggtaAGCGGCCAAACGCCTTCCTCACCCCCGTCCACCTGGAACTATGTACCTagccctctgtctctctgtttaacaaagaacagcagatactggagagatcgaaggtagacaaaaaatgctggagaaactcagcgggtgaggcagcacctatggagagaaggaattggcgaggttttgggttgagaccctccatcagtctgaagaagggtctcgacccaaaacaacgccaattctttctctccatagatgctgcctcacccgctgattttctccagcattttttgtctaccccctGTCTCTGTTCTACAGCACTCTCCAGGGCCTGGCATTGCCTGTGTAAGTCCTGGCCTGGGTTTAACATCATCTTACACTTGTCCCTgt carries:
- the LOC129699886 gene encoding E3 ubiquitin-protein ligase TRIM31-like, translating into MTRSSHEQHAWPAMSTPGAVVLEESLACPVCLETFRDPVTLPCGHNFCLACISSCWEEERDEREGGDTEGGGALADGCRCPECRRQFSPRPPLARNILLCRIVEGMAGGSCRGEETGLVPNTSPGRPSSPLPSPTLPLHPLPAPCPTHGCNLHYCPINGAWVCGLGRGGLLAGGIITVEQEAAQIRGQVRQRLGEGERERQVTLGEMDKLQDSTQLFHGFHEGVRADVQRQLSALAALVMRLQREVGEAVGQEQRAGQLRAQSARQQLLHRCAYLTRHRQQLEALSGLSDPYQLVQEFHVVGESAYPRLELPPPVALAPDGRLAQLGARITALVNGVQGLARSVRQELGTTAGTDDELEQGWCELQPIPWGPLLLQETDMCQYGETDCQCLGRASAHSSHPSLSSRKRQQSAVTWPEVGAAGSEGAEEGGSSLGTSAGPPRKRTRLQEVARGCRGTCCSPTHPSQHHHQPQGPGGTAGAGGTTGAEAGGPELYAVLQASVVHPPLSPPCRARGPNGCSEGRSGAGSNNAATRGTEPRDFNGAGGEGVGTSVRPPGRLAGARRCPEARC